One region of uncultured Methanolobus sp. genomic DNA includes:
- a CDS encoding ParA family protein gives MIIIAVANQKGGAGKSTTAANLAAAFARMDHDVLVIDLDSYGRATDILHPRDRPVEWSADMLFEGMSPSELYVPSTEKGVYIIPSSPDLVEREHKLYDLPGRERKLRNALDNDPLMQEFDFIILDTPPHLGQMLTNAITAADRIIVPVADYCSMESTEYLRALIEVVESSDNTLRSKDYLLTKYNDRKNISQVVRSELSAIVGSSLLESTIPVNVRLEEAPLFNKSVFSIDDTCKGALAYKAVAEELLSRWS, from the coding sequence ATGATAATAATCGCGGTAGCAAACCAGAAAGGAGGAGCCGGTAAAAGCACAACAGCCGCAAACCTGGCTGCAGCTTTTGCCAGGATGGACCACGACGTGCTGGTCATTGATCTGGACTCATACGGGCGGGCAACAGATATACTGCATCCAAGGGACAGACCGGTGGAATGGTCAGCAGACATGCTCTTTGAAGGCATGTCTCCATCAGAGCTGTATGTTCCTTCAACTGAAAAAGGCGTATATATTATTCCATCATCCCCTGACCTGGTAGAAAGGGAACATAAATTATACGATCTGCCAGGGCGCGAAAGGAAGCTCAGGAACGCGCTTGACAACGACCCTCTTATGCAGGAATTTGATTTCATTATACTGGACACCCCTCCTCATCTGGGGCAGATGCTGACAAACGCAATAACTGCAGCAGACAGGATAATCGTTCCGGTAGCTGATTATTGCAGCATGGAGAGTACCGAATACTTAAGAGCACTCATCGAAGTAGTAGAGTCAAGCGACAACACACTGAGATCCAAAGACTACCTGTTGACAAAGTACAATGACAGGAAAAACATATCACAGGTAGTCCGGTCCGAGCTATCAGCTATCGTAGGCAGCAGCCTGCTGGAATCAACAATACCTGTCAATGTCAGGCTTGAGGAAGCACCCCTTTTTAACAAATCAGTTTTCTCAATAGATGATACATGCAAGGGTGCACTCGCATACAAAGCAGTGGCAGAGGAATTACTATCGCGATGGAGTTAA
- a CDS encoding aminoacyl-histidine dipeptidase: MDEVTENILTLFRKVSSIPRCSGNEEKIAMWLKQWALNHGFSVKFDSVNNIVIGVPGSKGCEYLPPIIIQGHVDMVCEKTQSSDHDFSRDPIIPVADGEWLRAQGTTLGADNGIAIAIALALAEDKSLKHPPLELLFTVDEETGLTGANALTPDFITGEILLNVDSEDEGIFTVGCAGGLNTNISIPLDFSPIPENMVSFNLVVDGLAGGHSGVDIHEGRANANKLIAGALNAIADSMEIRIAEISGGSAHNAIPRYAQAVVVVPADKQDELVKLMSDYESKMRSEYLGIESGISINIDKFSSFDLQNGVTDTETTTRLIGLLQELPNGVVSMSADVEGLVETSSNLATINIEDGELVIVLSQRSSFDSGLTILTSSIEAVAKKYGASYEHNSGYPAWQPDMSSPLLKRCREIYSSVFAEEAKVEIIHAGLECAVIGSKYESMDMISFGPTIKNPHSPDECLHIPSTWKIWDFMIVLLESFTEKEEKKKGGRARKRKGRSRK, translated from the coding sequence ATGGATGAAGTCACAGAAAATATTCTTACCCTTTTCAGGAAAGTAAGCAGCATACCCAGATGCTCTGGGAATGAGGAAAAAATAGCCATGTGGCTTAAACAGTGGGCATTGAACCATGGTTTTAGTGTAAAGTTCGATAGTGTGAACAATATTGTTATCGGAGTTCCGGGTTCAAAAGGCTGCGAATATCTACCTCCAATTATAATCCAAGGTCACGTGGATATGGTATGTGAAAAGACGCAGAGTAGCGATCATGATTTCAGCAGAGACCCAATAATTCCTGTTGCGGATGGTGAGTGGCTCAGAGCACAGGGAACAACTCTGGGTGCTGACAACGGAATAGCAATTGCAATCGCACTTGCACTGGCAGAAGATAAAAGCTTAAAGCATCCTCCACTTGAACTTCTCTTTACGGTGGATGAGGAAACAGGTCTTACCGGAGCTAACGCCCTGACACCTGATTTTATCACCGGGGAAATATTGCTTAATGTGGATTCTGAGGATGAGGGTATTTTCACTGTCGGATGTGCCGGCGGTCTTAACACCAATATAAGCATACCACTTGATTTTTCTCCGATACCTGAAAATATGGTGAGTTTCAATCTGGTCGTCGATGGACTTGCGGGAGGACATTCAGGTGTTGATATTCATGAAGGTCGTGCAAATGCCAATAAACTGATCGCCGGTGCATTAAACGCAATTGCAGACAGTATGGAAATAAGAATTGCAGAAATAAGCGGCGGTTCTGCGCATAATGCTATTCCCCGTTATGCACAGGCAGTTGTAGTTGTTCCGGCAGATAAGCAGGATGAATTAGTTAAACTTATGTCAGACTATGAAAGCAAAATGAGGTCTGAATATTTAGGAATTGAATCAGGAATTTCTATTAATATTGACAAATTTTCTTCTTTTGATTTACAAAATGGAGTAACAGATACCGAAACAACAACCCGGCTCATCGGACTTTTGCAGGAGCTTCCAAATGGCGTTGTTTCTATGTCAGCAGATGTAGAAGGACTTGTTGAAACTTCAAGCAATCTGGCTACAATAAATATTGAAGACGGAGAATTAGTAATCGTCTTAAGCCAGCGGAGTTCCTTTGATTCGGGACTGACAATTCTCACTTCATCAATAGAAGCAGTAGCAAAGAAATATGGTGCAAGTTATGAGCACAATTCCGGCTATCCGGCCTGGCAGCCTGATATGTCTTCTCCTCTGTTGAAACGTTGCAGGGAGATTTATTCTTCAGTTTTTGCTGAAGAGGCTAAAGTAGAAATAATCCATGCAGGTCTGGAGTGTGCCGTTATCGGTTCAAAGTACGAGAGTATGGATATGATATCTTTTGGTCCCACAATAAAAAACCCTCATTCTCCGGATGAATGCCTCCATATCCCTTCTACCTGGAAAATATGGGATTTCATGATAGTGCTGCTGGAATCCTTTACTGAGAAAGAGGAAAAGAAGAAAGGTGGCAGGGCTAGGAAGAGAAAAGGTAGAAGCAGGAAGTAA
- a CDS encoding PGF-CTERM sorting domain-containing protein — MKSKIVMGVFLLTILLASFTVSARPNYMAAFMQQYDVSDTRLATCAMCHVHPNGGGARDSYGISYSENEKDFLAIEELDSDGDGFTNIEEISSLTFPGDPDDHPEVAEVTESETANADNSSNNTENEIEATVNTEDTVQTGSESDVESTATEVQSPGFGIMLTVFGITAVFYAKRQKNE; from the coding sequence ATGAAATCTAAAATTGTTATGGGAGTATTTTTACTAACAATTCTGCTGGCTTCTTTCACGGTATCTGCAAGACCAAATTACATGGCAGCATTCATGCAGCAATATGATGTAAGTGACACGCGGCTTGCAACCTGTGCTATGTGTCATGTGCATCCTAATGGCGGAGGTGCCCGTGATAGTTATGGTATTAGTTATTCAGAAAATGAAAAAGATTTCCTTGCTATAGAAGAACTTGATTCCGATGGAGATGGTTTCACTAATATTGAAGAAATCAGTTCATTGACATTTCCAGGTGATCCTGATGATCATCCGGAAGTAGCCGAAGTTACAGAATCTGAAACAGCAAATGCTGATAATTCATCTAACAATACTGAAAATGAAATAGAAGCAACTGTAAATACTGAAGATACAGTACAGACCGGTAGCGAGTCAGATGTTGAAAGCACAGCAACAGAAGTTCAATCTCCCGGATTTGGAATTATGCTTACTGTTTTTGGAATAACAGCGGTTTTCTATGCAAAAAGGCAAAAAAATGAATGA
- a CDS encoding CDGSH iron-sulfur domain-containing protein, with translation MKSPPVIIVSKDGPFIVKNLKTLRNPKGVFIEANSPAILCRCADSEKKLFCDGTYIDTEFKGRVN, from the coding sequence ATGAAAAGCCCCCCTGTTATCATAGTATCTAAAGACGGCCCCTTTATTGTTAAGAACCTGAAAACTCTCAGAAACCCAAAGGGAGTTTTCATAGAAGCAAATTCACCTGCAATTCTATGCAGGTGTGCTGATTCAGAGAAGAAACTATTCTGCGACGGAACGTATATAGATACTGAATTCAAGGGCAGGGTTAACTAA
- a CDS encoding metal-binding protein, with amino-acid sequence MPDGKTHDAINAAVLTIVLAGFYYAVKEGIDPGIVYLDSYTIIVFSAAYIFATLFLSPDLDISSRPYKRWGIFRILWWPYKEIFKHRGLSHHPVIGPLSIVFNLIVIVAAIFLMAGINYEAIPSSLVIASITGMVFSMEVHIISDSIVSRFKGLF; translated from the coding sequence ATGCCGGATGGAAAAACTCATGATGCCATAAATGCAGCAGTGCTTACAATTGTTCTTGCTGGATTTTATTATGCGGTAAAAGAAGGTATTGATCCGGGCATCGTTTATCTTGATAGCTATACAATAATCGTATTCTCAGCAGCCTATATTTTTGCTACATTATTCCTGAGTCCTGATCTTGATATTAGCAGCAGGCCCTATAAAAGATGGGGAATATTTCGGATACTCTGGTGGCCATACAAAGAGATATTCAAACACAGGGGTCTGTCTCACCATCCTGTAATCGGACCATTATCCATTGTATTTAACCTGATTGTGATAGTTGCTGCAATTTTCCTGATGGCAGGAATTAATTACGAGGCCATACCTTCCAGCCTGGTCATTGCCAGCATTACCGGGATGGTGTTTTCAATGGAAGTGCATATCATATCTGACAGTATCGTTTCAAGATTCAAGGGATTATTCTGA
- a CDS encoding transposase, which produces MAKKVMMYGGVQFEDSIENYLNRESASICQFLHFLCIEDISQYLERTVYANKSWHYKYNISSMIKLFIVMCFRQLSYEKTVASLTEEEAILLAFCDNNGVVKLPSSKTLHNFVKYRLGEDGITEIMMLVGERILKLAQIKEAKIDSTPLEASRYDKYADYNPHYKCKMDKAHITMVGTYPVFMTHTNGKAGDTHELIKHIQALKKMNADIDMYSADTGYKAFKNHADIWYHLNARPVIAYPKNAVISKEGEMDKIDHWVNKMWFLGGNILASTEEKLKFLYEIGMSKQVGMNLRNQNMRDESFYELYKKRGECESKHGHIKDVVKFDIRRVRVESRKLYSLLSFVSYQLLVLTEIQNGFEKRNSFGSFY; this is translated from the coding sequence ATGGCTAAAAAAGTAATGATGTATGGAGGAGTCCAATTTGAGGACTCTATTGAAAACTATCTGAACAGGGAAAGCGCCTCAATTTGCCAATTCCTGCACTTTCTCTGCATAGAAGATATTTCACAGTACTTAGAGCGTACTGTGTATGCCAACAAAAGTTGGCATTACAAATATAACATTTCCTCAATGATAAAACTCTTCATTGTTATGTGTTTCAGGCAGTTATCTTATGAGAAAACTGTCGCCTCATTAACAGAAGAAGAGGCAATACTACTCGCTTTTTGCGATAACAATGGTGTTGTAAAACTTCCTTCATCAAAGACCTTACATAATTTTGTAAAATATCGATTAGGAGAAGATGGAATAACTGAAATAATGATGTTAGTTGGAGAAAGAATCCTTAAACTTGCTCAAATAAAAGAAGCTAAGATCGATTCAACTCCGCTTGAAGCTTCAAGATACGATAAATATGCGGATTATAATCCTCATTACAAATGCAAGATGGACAAAGCTCATATCACGATGGTAGGAACTTATCCCGTGTTCATGACACATACAAATGGCAAAGCAGGAGATACTCATGAACTCATCAAACACATTCAAGCATTGAAGAAAATGAATGCTGATATTGACATGTATTCTGCAGATACGGGTTATAAAGCATTCAAGAATCATGCAGATATCTGGTATCATTTGAATGCAAGGCCAGTTATTGCATATCCAAAAAATGCTGTGATCAGCAAAGAGGGCGAAATGGACAAAATCGACCATTGGGTAAATAAAATGTGGTTCCTGGGTGGGAATATACTTGCAAGTACTGAAGAAAAACTAAAATTCCTATATGAGATTGGAATGTCTAAACAGGTTGGGATGAACTTACGTAATCAAAATATGAGGGATGAATCGTTCTATGAGCTATACAAGAAAAGAGGAGAATGCGAATCAAAGCACGGACACATTAAAGATGTAGTCAAGTTCGACATCAGAAGAGTTAGAGTAGAGAGTAGAAAACTCTACTCTCTACTGAGTTTTGTATCGTATCAGTTACTTGTACTTACAGAAATACAGAATGGGTTTGAGAAAAGAAATTCATTTGGAAGCTTTTATTGA
- a CDS encoding META domain-containing protein translates to MLKLTEKVVITIIILAMLTLAVSVSACVDKESFRESDAEEIVVSASSISNVTWEWAGTIEHDAKTPLVVPDPKKYTIMFMEDGTYNIVADCNTGSGTYVLDNDSVTLNPGAMTLMECGEDSISNKYLAYLGNVDAVVLEGEQLKLYLKGGDDRMLFSLQY, encoded by the coding sequence ATGTTGAAGCTTACAGAAAAGGTGGTTATAACAATTATAATTCTGGCCATGCTCACGTTGGCAGTTTCAGTTTCTGCCTGTGTTGATAAAGAATCATTCAGGGAGAGTGATGCAGAGGAAATAGTAGTTAGTGCATCAAGTATTTCTAATGTTACATGGGAATGGGCCGGTACCATTGAACATGATGCAAAGACACCATTAGTTGTTCCGGACCCTAAGAAATACACGATTATGTTCATGGAAGATGGAACCTATAATATTGTTGCAGACTGCAATACCGGAAGTGGGACATATGTCCTTGATAACGATAGTGTAACACTGAATCCCGGTGCAATGACACTTATGGAATGCGGAGAAGATTCTATAAGTAATAAGTACCTTGCATATCTGGGGAATGTAGATGCGGTTGTGCTTGAAGGTGAGCAATTAAAACTGTATCTGAAAGGCGGTGACGACAGAATGCTTTTCTCACTGCAGTACTGA
- a CDS encoding HD domain-containing protein, with the protein MDEEKFNDLKTWFEDYVRSFHSDDSFVRQNVILKENHSIRVCENAALIAASENMDHKEYYLAKAIALLHDVGRFEQISKYRTFKDSESENHAVLGVKILKAEKVLEKLPVTEQRIVLFSIVNHNRFRIKGNPDKKALFHAKLIRDADKLDIYKVLLDHHNKRDEQPNPALDMGLPDIPDYSSEIVGEILENKVAGISHVRTCNDMNLTRLAWLFDMSFRETFHLVRERRFIDKLIATLPQNEEITSLQLHLNRYLDMMLQNHNLCASDANTEV; encoded by the coding sequence ATGGATGAAGAAAAATTCAATGATCTGAAAACATGGTTTGAGGATTATGTCAGGTCATTTCATTCAGATGACAGTTTTGTCCGGCAGAATGTGATACTTAAGGAGAATCATAGTATCAGGGTATGTGAGAATGCTGCCCTGATAGCTGCTTCTGAAAATATGGATCATAAAGAATATTATCTTGCAAAGGCGATTGCACTTCTTCATGACGTAGGACGATTCGAACAGATAAGCAAATACAGAACGTTTAAAGATAGCGAATCTGAAAACCATGCTGTTTTAGGTGTGAAAATCCTGAAAGCTGAAAAAGTACTTGAAAAACTTCCGGTGACTGAACAACGAATAGTTCTTTTTTCCATTGTTAATCACAACAGGTTCAGAATTAAAGGTAATCCTGACAAAAAAGCTCTTTTTCATGCAAAACTCATAAGAGACGCAGACAAACTTGACATCTATAAAGTGCTGCTGGATCATCACAACAAAAGAGATGAACAACCAAATCCTGCACTTGATATGGGACTGCCTGATATCCCGGATTATTCATCTGAAATTGTAGGGGAAATCCTGGAAAACAAGGTTGCAGGTATCAGTCATGTAAGAACATGCAATGATATGAACCTCACTCGTCTGGCATGGCTTTTCGATATGAGTTTCAGGGAAACCTTCCATCTTGTAAGAGAGCGTCGATTCATTGATAAATTGATAGCAACCCTGCCGCAAAATGAAGAAATTACTTCCCTTCAGCTCCATCTGAACAGATATCTGGACATGATGCTACAAAACCATAATCTGTGTGCCTCTGATGCAAACACTGAAGTCTGA
- a CDS encoding PAS domain S-box protein: MSDFNRYKKLVSDLPVGIICSDLNGNITFVNKFLIQNQWFTAEELADGKNISLIRSKGSEFRDLFEESLKLNYEAERMVRQTESSNGLFLRIRMKPETDDNEQVTGLIFVIEEILAGADISSRFQRYMVEDIIEETYLEFKDLPVADIDDSIIKSLPSIGKITESDVICIFQFTSKGRTFCDHSWHRNQDDFPREEKLKKFVMANPDCFNITDKKMFILSNNDLSKIECLGEQLSGIFDGDNNSLIIVPMYGHRHKIGFICISSSIESESTDPELLRLFNYLGEIYVNALEHRNADKLLLKSEEKYHRIFKEIHDIYYEADLGGIILTISPSVQYYLGYEDSELIGRSIQLLYKDPHDRNAFLREIVKNGYVSHYAITLANKNGSTVYISVNAHLVYENGIPTMIAGMIRDVTELKKAHMELKEQKKLLASTFESIPDLLVVVDHDYNIILSNWKGHEYFKNENKIPGVLCYKTFRQKDKPCEPCLPFSVFESGEILTYQTHNDVDDTFREVRVIPIFDNEGNVSKILEHVRDITEQKRAEQEIIDAKIIAETASKAKSEFIANMSHELRTPLNSIIGFSDFLLDGTFGKLNNKQNRYTSNISNSGKHLLMIINDILDISKIEAGEMELRPESFAIQETVEEVINIMLPQAHKKGIRLTNKIIGALTVNADRAKIKQVLYNLLSNAVKFTPTGGSVSIGANINDELLTIIVCDTGIGISAEDKEILFHPFKQIDSFYNRQHEGTGLGLALVSKIIEMHNGSINVNSEPGKGSCFIVKIPVEQKKLKSDKL, encoded by the coding sequence ATGTCAGACTTTAATAGATATAAAAAACTGGTCTCTGATCTTCCTGTTGGTATCATATGTTCTGATCTCAATGGGAATATCACGTTTGTCAACAAGTTCCTTATTCAAAACCAATGGTTCACAGCGGAAGAGTTGGCTGATGGTAAGAACATATCTTTAATCAGATCTAAAGGATCTGAATTCAGAGATTTGTTCGAAGAAAGTCTGAAGTTAAATTATGAAGCTGAGAGGATGGTCCGGCAAACTGAGAGCAGTAACGGACTGTTTCTCAGGATCAGGATGAAACCGGAAACAGATGATAATGAACAGGTTACCGGCCTTATTTTTGTCATCGAAGAGATTTTAGCAGGGGCAGATATCTCCAGCCGATTTCAGAGATATATGGTAGAAGACATCATAGAAGAAACATATCTGGAATTTAAAGATTTACCTGTAGCTGATATAGATGACAGTATTATCAAATCCCTGCCGTCCATTGGAAAAATAACAGAGTCTGATGTTATCTGCATTTTTCAGTTCACTTCTAAAGGCCGGACATTCTGTGATCATAGCTGGCACAGAAATCAGGATGATTTTCCCAGGGAAGAAAAGCTTAAAAAATTTGTTATGGCAAACCCTGACTGTTTTAACATTACAGACAAAAAAATGTTCATCCTCAGCAACAATGACCTGAGTAAAATAGAATGTCTGGGAGAACAATTATCTGGCATTTTTGACGGAGATAACAATTCATTAATTATTGTTCCCATGTACGGGCACAGGCATAAAATCGGTTTCATATGTATTAGTTCTTCTATTGAATCTGAAAGCACAGACCCTGAATTGTTACGCCTGTTTAATTATCTTGGTGAGATTTATGTTAATGCCCTGGAACACAGGAATGCCGACAAGCTTCTGCTTAAGAGTGAAGAAAAATATCACAGGATATTCAAAGAGATACATGATATCTATTATGAAGCGGACCTGGGAGGGATTATCCTTACAATAAGTCCGTCTGTCCAGTATTACCTTGGATATGAAGACAGTGAACTTATTGGTCGTTCCATACAGTTGCTCTACAAAGACCCACATGACAGAAATGCGTTCCTTCGTGAAATTGTAAAAAATGGTTATGTTTCCCATTATGCAATAACACTTGCAAATAAAAATGGCAGTACGGTCTACATTTCGGTAAATGCTCATCTGGTCTATGAAAACGGTATTCCTACTATGATAGCCGGAATGATAAGGGATGTCACAGAGCTAAAGAAAGCTCATATGGAACTGAAAGAACAAAAGAAGCTCCTGGCAAGCACTTTTGAATCAATCCCGGATCTTCTTGTTGTAGTAGACCATGATTACAACATAATCCTTAGTAACTGGAAAGGTCATGAATATTTCAAAAACGAGAATAAAATTCCTGGTGTCCTGTGTTACAAAACTTTCCGGCAAAAGGATAAACCCTGTGAACCATGTTTACCATTCAGTGTTTTTGAGTCCGGTGAAATACTGACTTATCAAACGCATAACGATGTAGATGATACATTCCGCGAGGTACGTGTAATACCAATATTTGACAATGAGGGCAATGTCTCAAAAATACTGGAACATGTAAGGGATATTACCGAGCAGAAGAGGGCTGAACAGGAGATAATTGACGCAAAGATCATTGCAGAAACTGCCAGTAAGGCAAAAAGTGAGTTCATTGCAAACATGAGCCATGAATTACGTACTCCTCTGAATTCAATAATTGGCTTCTCAGATTTTCTGCTTGACGGGACTTTTGGAAAGCTCAATAATAAGCAGAATAGATATACTTCAAATATATCCAATAGTGGCAAGCATCTCCTGATGATAATAAATGATATTCTGGATATATCTAAAATTGAAGCAGGTGAAATGGAGCTGAGACCTGAATCTTTTGCCATTCAGGAAACAGTTGAGGAAGTCATCAATATAATGCTTCCTCAGGCACATAAAAAAGGCATTCGTCTCACAAACAAAATAATAGGTGCTTTAACCGTAAATGCAGACCGTGCTAAAATAAAACAGGTTCTTTACAACCTGTTAAGCAATGCAGTCAAATTCACACCAACAGGTGGGTCGGTCAGCATAGGTGCAAATATAAACGATGAACTGCTAACAATAATTGTTTGTGATACAGGCATTGGTATTTCAGCGGAGGATAAAGAAATATTATTCCATCCGTTCAAACAGATTGATTCCTTCTACAACAGGCAGCATGAAGGAACAGGTCTGGGACTTGCACTTGTCAGCAAGATCATAGAAATGCATAATGGAAGCATCAATGTCAACAGTGAGCCGGGGAAGGGGAGCTGTTTTATTGTTAAAATACCAGTGGAACAGAAGAAACTGAAGTCAGACAAACTTTAA